A genomic stretch from Thunnus maccoyii chromosome 19, fThuMac1.1, whole genome shotgun sequence includes:
- the dync2i2 gene encoding WD repeat-containing protein 34 produces MFTDEALDSVSVPSLWRKSQQSTQESRGCQTRAVHSTEAEVQTVSTTSSCTQTEPQDQATEQLLQQHHNEPEPPGLKDFLQRVEDAVIRELVRNARSHAFDWFQVNWEDHSQLVSCLHRLQHPSAQERDLHVTSVSWSCTGSVIACAYGRIDDGDWSTEKSYVCTWNLDRRGLNPKQADLVIDVPTAVTALCCHPKQPALIAGGLYSGEVVLWDTSRTQDPVLAQTGMSADSHREPVYQVAWVPLQKRGEFGVLSASSGGRVLLWTVDSDQGRLVLNAAYALVRQQVPHSSSSSSYKARGSSTVGVTSLALSPWDSDTFLVGSEGGLLLRCSFSSQTPAAVSSEGQSVTLRAPAVFSFRPLSGPVHSIHCSPFHRNLFVSAGTDGVAHLHSLLQANPLLSLRVSDSYIFQVQWSPTRPLLFAAATGQGEVQIFDLGHRSLRPAATIDQGGAGQAATCLSFNCQNPHLLAVGRTDGTVGIWQLSTYLTEQSPRESSQLEQIANQVAE; encoded by the exons ATGTTTACTGACGAAGCTCTGGACTCAGTCAGTGTTCCCTCACTGTGGAGGAAGTCTCAGCAGTCCACGCAGGAGTCG AGAGGCTGTCAGACCAGGGCGGTTCACAGCACTGAGGCAGAGGTCCAGACTGTGTCCACCACCAGCAGCTGTACTCAGACAGAGCCACAGGACCAGGCCACAGAGCAGCTCCTCCAACAACACCACAATGAGCCAGAACCACCCGGCCTCAAGGACTTCCTGCAGCGGGTTGAGGACGCTGTCATCAGAGAGTTGGTGAGAAACGCCAGGAGTCATGCCTTCGACTGGTTCCAGGTGAACTGGGAGGATCATAGTCAACTG GTTTCATGCCTCCATCGCCTTCAACATCCCAGCGCACAAGAGAGAGATCTTCATGTAACCAGCGTGTCCTGGAGTTGTACAGGTTCAGTTATCGCCTGCGCTTATGGTCG GATAGATGACGGTGACTGGAGCACTGAGAAGTCGTATGTTTGCACGTGGAACCTGGACCGTCGAGGCCTGAACCCCAAACAAGCTGATCTGGTCATAGATGTTCCCACCGCAGTCACCGCTCTGTGCTGTCACCCCAAGCAGCCCGCCCTCATCGCAG GGGGTCTGTACAGTGGAGAGGTGGTGCTCTGGGATACTAGTCGGACTCAGGACCCTGTGCTGGCCCAGACTGGGATGTCTGCAGACAGCCACAGAGAGCCTGTTTATCAG gttgcCTGGGTGCCCCtgcagaagagaggagagtttGGGGTGCTGAGTGCCAGCTCAGGGGGAAGAGTGCTGCTGTGGACGGTGGACTCGGACCAGGGCAGGCTCGTCCTGAATGCAGCCTACGCTTTGGTGCGACAGCAGgttccacacagcagcagcagcagcagctacaag GCTCGAGGCAGCAGCACCGTGGGCGTCACTTCTCTGGCTCTGTCTCCCTGGGACTCTGACACCTTCCTGGTGGGCTCCGAGGGCGGCCTGCTGCTCAGATGCTCCTTCTCCTCCCAAACGCCAGCCGCAGTGTCCTCTGAAGGCCAGAGTGTGACACTGAGAGCCCCGGCCGTCTTCTCGTTCAGACCTCTCAGCGGCCCTGTCCACTCCATACACTGCTCACCTTTCCACAG GAACCTGTTTGTGAGTGCAGGGACTGACGGCGTGGCCCACCTCCACTCTCTGCTGCAGGCCAACCCGCTGCTGTCTCTCAGGGTCTCAGACTCCTACATCTTCCAGGTGCAGTGGTCTCCAACCAGACCGCTGCTTTTTGCTGCAGCCACTGGACAAG GTGAGGTGCAGATATTCGACCTGGGCCACAGGTCCCTGAGGCCGGCAGCCACCATCGACCAGGGAGGGGCCGGCCAGGCTGCAACGTGTTTGTCCTTCAACTGTCAGAACCCTCATCTGCTGGCAGTGGGGAGAACAGATGGGACAGTTGGCATCTGGCAGCTGAGCACCTATTTGACGGAGCAGAGCCCCAGAGAGAGCAGCCAGCTGGAGCAGATAGCCAATCAAGTGGCAGAATGA